One Centroberyx gerrardi isolate f3 chromosome 6, fCenGer3.hap1.cur.20231027, whole genome shotgun sequence genomic region harbors:
- the LOC139920203 gene encoding mRNA decay activator protein ZFP36 — protein sequence MPSYPLSQFADLEEMMCKQLLSLDLREQNGPLPSLNLAMRSPGYIGQPRNHASLSFSLSSLSSLPTEPSDTAFLSSSQWGQQSESSLPSQLPNSAQWVKQGYSAQRSLSMVETGSTTAANLGWPGTEIKHSPSDTSPTPLNSSSSLPSSTSSLFSTASSASTSSSSSRYKTELCRSFAESGICKYGGKCQFAHGGEELRDLNRHPKYKTEPCRTFHTIGFCPYGIRCHFVHNNEEEQKQSFSRSSSSSSSSSSSCFPSQPPSSRSRRPPLLRQSFSFAGFPSAPQQALQPALPLPPPAPAPPSFVRAPSASPPSCADITELLSHAFLEMGSAFEASPAHQYQPPVAQTSSADPRPQFLPSPDSGCSLYGPSPTASPSLRQSPGAAGGFAGPLGARSLSYTSLSDPDQDGSSGSSASSLSGSESCGGVTDASGRRLAVFSQLSVPEDATGFYL from the exons ATGCCATCTTACCCCCTCAGCCAGTTCGCCGACCTGGAAGAGATGATGTGCAAG CAGTTATTGAGCCTCGACCTGAGGGAGCAGAACGGACCGCTACCATCTCTCAATCTGGCAATGAGATCACCAGGCTACATCGGTCAGCCACGCAACCACGCATcgctttccttctctctctcctccctctcctccctgccgaCTGAACCATCAGACACTGCGTTCCTGTCTTCCAGCCAGTGGGGGCAGCAGTCAGAAAGCTCCCTGCCCTCCCAGCTCCCTAATTCCGCCCAATGGGTAAAGCAAGGCTACTCGGCGCAGCGGTCTCTCAGTATGGTGGAGACCGGCAGCACCACGGCTGCAAATCTGGGCTGGCCCGGGACTGAAATCAAGCACTCCCCAAGTGACACCAGCCCCACTCCGCTGAACAGTAGCTCTTCTctgccctcctccacctcctccctcttctccactgcctcctctgcttccacctcctcttcctcgtcgcGCTATAAGACTGAGCTGTGCCGCTCCTTCGCAGAGAGCGGCATTTGTAAATACGGGGGCAAGTGCCAGTTCGCCCACGGGGGTGAAGAGCTGCGGGATTTAAACCGACACCCGAAGTATAAAACCGAGCCGTGCCGCACATTTCACACCATCGGCTTCTGCCCCTACGGGATCCGCTGCCACTTTGTCCACAACAACGAAGAAGAACAGAAACAGTCCttctcccgctcctcctcctcttcctcctcctcctcttcctcctgctttccctcccagcccccctcctcccgctCCCGCAGACCCCCTCTCCTCAGACAGAGCTTCAGCTTCGCCGGGTTTCCCTCCGCTCCCCAGCAAGCCCTCCAAcccgctcttcctcttcctcctcccgctcctgcTCCCCCCTCCTTTGTGCGTGCTCCCTCTGCCTCGCCTCCTTCCTGCGCTGACATCACAGAACTCCTCTCTCATGCCTTCCTGGAGATGGGCTCTGCCTTCGAAGCCTCCCCTGCCCACCAGTACCAGCCCCCCGTGGCCCAGACCTCCTCAGCAGACCCCCGGCCTCAATTCCTGCCCTCCCCCGACTCCGGCTGCTCTCTGTACGGGCCGTCCCCAACGGCCTCCCCTTCCCTGAGGCAGAGTCCCGGTGCTGCCGGGGGCTTCGCGGGGCCTCTGGGTGCCCGATCCCTGTCCTACACCTCGCTGTCAGACCCGGACCAGGACGGCAGCAGCGGAAGCTCGGCCAGCTCGCTCAGTGGCTCAGAATCCTGCGGCGGCGTCACCGATGCCAGTGGCAGGCGCCTGGCTGTTTTCAGTCAGCTCTCTGTCCCCGAGGATGCTACTGGCTTCTACCTGTAG